A segment of the Devriesea agamarum genome:
CGTTACTGCTGTTGACCAGTCCAAATAACCCGACCGGAACAGCGCTGGACCTAGACAGTGTGCGGGCAGCAGCACACGCCCAATCCGCGCACGGGGGCCTGGTCATCGTGGACGAAGCGTATGCAGAATTTCGACGTGACGGCGTGAAAAGTGCGCTCAGCGTCATAGATGACCATCCCAACCTCGTGGTATCGCGCACAATGTCCAAAGCCTTTGCGTTTGCCGGCGCCCGAGTTGGATATCTAGTAGCGCACCCGGCCATTGTGCAGGCGGTGGAACTGGTTCGCCTGCCCTATCACCTGTCGGCGATTACCCAAACCGTAGCTCTGACCGCACTTGCCCACGCGGATGAATTGCTTGGCCACGTCGAGATATTGCGGACCGAACGCGACCAGCTTGCAGAGCATCTGCGTCACCGCGGATACGACGTCGCTCCCTCCGACGCCAACTTCCTGCTCGTGGGAACCTTTGCTGATCGCCGAGCGGTATGGGAAGGTCTGCTGGAACGCTCCGTGCTGATTCGTGAAACCGGACCCGACGGCTGGCTCCGCGTATCGGTGGGAACCCCGCACGACAATCAGGCATTTAAAGCCGCTTTGAAGGAGATTGATCCGCGATGACCACTACCTCTGACGCGGCCGCATCACACCCCGCAAAGAGCCACGCCACGACCCAGGCGCTATCCGAATCCCACAACAGTGCACCTGAACCGGGGCAGCCTCAACCGCGCCGCGCCCGAATCGAACGCACCACATCAGAATCCAGCGTCATCGTTGACCTCACAATTGACGGAAGCGGACACTGCGATATCCAAACCGGCGTTGCGTTCTACGACCACATGCTGACTGCGCTCGGCACTCACGGACGGTTCGACCTGCGCATCCAAGCCCACGGCGACACCCATATCGACGTTCACCACACCGTTGAAGACACCGCAATCGTGCTCGGGCAAGCATTGCGCCAAGCCCTCGGAGATAAACGCGGAATCCGCCGATTCGCCGATGCCTGTGTCCCGCTCGATGAAGCACTGGCCCACTGCGTGGTGGACGTGTCCGGCAGGCCCTACTGCGTTCACAGCGGTGAACCCGCTGGCCAGGAATACCATCTCATCGGTGGACACTTCACCGGTTCTCTGACCCGTCACGTGCTGGAATCCTTCGCTCACCACGCAGCGATCTGCCTACATATGCGCGTGCTCGCCGGAAGAGATCCGCACCATATCGTCGAGGCGCAGTTCAAAGCCCTCGCACGGGCACTGCGCACCGCCTGCGAACACGATGATCGGGTGGGGGACATCCCCTCTACGAAGGGATTGCTATGAATGAAGGCACGCCACAGGACCCTCGGACACCGGGGCGCGACGGCGATCACGATATTGACGCTGAGTTCGCCCGGCTCATGCAAGGGGCCGGCTTTGGAACCTTGGCAGATGATGCCAACACATCCGCAACCGACGACGCTGCCACCTCCCCGACTGATGCCGCTGATACAGAGCTAAGCGGCACACAGGCTGAACCGAGTGGCACGCGCGCTGACCTGAACGATCCAGGTGCTGGCACCCCCGCCGAGGATGCGCAGCTCATCAGCCCCGACAGTGAGCTGACCGTTGACGATATTCTCGCCGCCGGTGACGCAAACAAAACTCCGCCGATGGCCGTGATCGTGACCCCGATCGCCTCAGCCAAAGGGCTCGCGGGCCTGCTCCGAATCAGACGCGATGCCGGTGGGAAAGACCCGGACGCCGCGCTACCGGAATCGCTGCGCGTCATCCCCTGCCCATCAGGGGCTATCGCCGTGGCATCCCTCGACGAATCCACCGCGCACCGCGTCGGTGAACTGATCTCGCGCGTTTTAGTCCGTGTTCCCGTCGCTCTTTTCTGGCGGCGCGGTGATCAGATGACCGCGACCCGATACCACGGGGGAGAACGCGGGGATGACGTGCCACCTGCCCTAGTACTCGGTGCCTGCGATGACCTCGTGGAAGATTTCCTGCTCGGCGTCGCAACGGTGGACGACCGCGATGACGCAATCGACCCCTTCTCAATTGGAAAAATGCAGGCTCTGGCGTGGATCGCCTCAGCCGGGCGGAGACGGGAATGACCGGGGTCAACGGCGCACAGACGGCATCATTGCACGTAGTGGTGCTGGATTACGGTTCCGGCAATGTTCGTTCAGTAGTGCGTGCGCTCGCCGCCCAGGGCGCAACCGTGGAACTGACCGCTGACCCCGACACGGTCATGGCCGCCGACGGACTGGTGGTACCGGGCGTTGGCGCCTTCGCGGCATGTATGAGCCAGCTGCGAAAAGCCGGTGCCCCCGCCCTCATCGACCGTCGATTAGCTGGAGGACTCCCGGTACTCGGCATCTGCGTAGGCATGCAAGTTTTGTTCACCTCCGGAGAAGAACACGGCGTACGCAGCGAAGGCCTCGGACAATGGCCCGGCGCGATCACCCGTCTAAACGCACCAGTCGTCCCCCATATGGGATGGAACACCGTGGACGTGCCGCCGGGATCCCGGCTATTCCAGGGCATTGAGGACCAGCGTTTTTACTTCGTCCATTCCTATGCGGCCCATAGCCTGGACCTCGACACCTACGGCCCGTTCCCCGCCCCGCACCTGACCTGGTCGCAGCACGGCAATGACCGATTTTTGGCGGCGATTGAAAACGGCCCGCTCAGCGCCACCCAATTTCATCCCGAAAAGTCTGGAGCCGCGGGAGGTCGTTTGCTGCGCAACTGGCTAGCCACCCTGCCCCAGCGCGGTGGCATTCGTAAACCCGGTGAAGGAGACGCCACATGCTGTACGGATACCTGAGTCTGGCTATGGGTTGCATTCTGATCGGCGGATCCTGGTCGTTCTTCCGACAGAAAAAGCCGTGGTGGTCCATTGCGGTGCTGCTCGTTTTAGGGCTGATCACCGCAGGTGCCGGGCTCTGGCGCATTGTCACCGAACCGGTGTAACCCGTACCCTCTCCCACCCCGCTGAGGCCTTGGCACCCACCCGTGCGTAATTCCCCCGATAATCAAAGGAAAACAGTATGACCACCCCGATTCTCGACCTCCTTCCCGCCGTCGATGTCGCCGACGGACAGGCCGTTCGCCTTGTGCAAGGCGAAGCCGGGTCTGAGACCAGGTACGGGGCGCCGCTGGATGCTGCCCGAGTGTTTGAGCGAGCGGGAGCCCGGTGGCTGCATTTAGTGGATCTCGACGCCGCATTCGGACGGGGCAGCAACGCTGATCTGCTTGCAGAAGTCGTGGCGTCGGTGTCCATGGACGTTGAGTTATCCGGCGGAATTCGCGACGACGACTCACTTGCCCGCGCGCTCGCCACGGGGTGCCGCCGGGTCAACCTCGGCACCGCAGCCCTTGAAAACCCCGAGTGGACAGAGAGGGTCATCGCTGAGCACGGCGACAAAATCGCGGTCGGCTTGGACGTGCGCGGAACCACCCTGGCCGCACGAGGATGGACTCGCGACGGAGGCGATCTGTGGGAGACTCTCGCCCGGCTCGATGCCGCTGGCTGCGCACGCTACGTCGTCACGGATGTTCAGCGCGATGGCACCCTTACCGGCCCGAACCTGGAGCTTCTGCGGCAGGTATGCGAGGCCACCTCCGCCCCGGTGATCGCATCGGGTGGAGTCTCCAACCTCGAGGACCTCGCTGCTTTGCGCACCCTCGTTCCGGCAGGTGTCGAAGGCAGCATCGTCGGTAAAGCCTTGTATGCGGGCGCATTTACGCTGGATGAAGCCTTTGAGGTGGCGGGTCGGCCATGACCGCCGCGGATCGTTCCCTCCCTGGTTCCAGCGGGCGAGGTGCAGGCTTGCCAGAACATTTCCGCACTAAGGACCCCATGACCGATACCGCGGGGACTCCGTGGGCTGGGCGCGGGCATGTCACAAATCCCTTCGCGGGTGATCGTGGGGAGATAAACCCTCAGGTCGCCGAGGCACTTGCGCGCTTTGATGCAGGTGACGATGAGGCTGCCGTCGGGGTGGTGCAGACTCTGGCTGGTCAGCGAGTGTTGGTGCCCGTGCTCGCAGTCAGCACCGAGGAAGAAGTTACGGCTGACGGGCACCGAGCCGACAACGCCGCCGAGATGTCGATGGTTACGCTATCTGGTCCCGATGGCACCCTGGCCCTGCCCGTCTTCACCTGCGTATCCGCGATGACAGCCTGGAACCCGCAAGCCCGCCCGGTCCCCATGGTTATTGAACAAGCAGCGCAAGCGGCTGTTGCGGAAGAGTGCACCGTGTTAGTGGTGGATGCTGCGCGTGCACGTCCGCTAGTTCTTGGTCGGGGAGTTCTGTGGGCATTAGCGCAGGGCCGCGCATGGATCCCGCCCTGGGAAGATCCCGACGTGATGGCCGTGCTCCAAACGTTACCGCAGCAGGATTCACGTATTTGCGCGGTGAGTGCGGGACCGGGACAGCGGCGTGAGGTTGATATTGCGCTCCATTTGATTGACGGTCTCGACGAGCAAGAGCTGCAAGATGTCGTCGCCGGAGTGGAAAGTGCTTTAGCTGTGTCCCAGGCTGTCGCGGAACGCGTGAGTTCTTTGCGGATCGTATTGCGGCGTCGCGATATCTGAGGGGATGCGCGGTGGTGCGCTTCGATATGTGATCCGGTGAGTGAAGGTGCCGCGTCGCGGCACGTGAGGTCGCGAGAGGTGGTGCGCCGTTGCGAGACCAGAGGTGATGTGTCGCCTACTCGACGTGTGCCTGTGAATCGGCCACAATCGACTGGTGGCCCTTTCCCAGTACCGCCAGGTGCTTCACCGCCCGGGCGCAGCTTCTCTCCTCATCCTTGGTTTCATTGCTCGCATCCCATTTTCGACGATGGGGTTATTGCTGACCCTGCATACCGTGACGACTCTGGGCGAGACTTATTTTGCGGCAGGCTTGATTGTGACCGCCTCGACGTTGGGGTCAGCAATTTCATCGCCGTGGCGTGGCCGGCTCGTCGATAAATACGGGCTGCGCCGGGCACTGCTGCCCTCGGTCATCGTGGAAGCTGTGGTGTGGCTGGTGGCCCCGCATGTGGGGTATTGGTTGCTGCTACCGCTGGCTTTAGTCGGTGGTCTGTTCAATGTGCCGATCTGGTCGGTGATCCGGGTTGCCCTAGCGATTATGGTTCCGGCATCGCTCCGGCGCAGTGCCTATGCCCTGGACTCTGTGTTCACCGAGATCGTCTACATGATCGGTCCCGCCGCTATTACGGTGGTCGCCGTGGTCATTGGAACCCGTCCGTCCATGATGATCGTCGGGGTTGCGGTTGCTCTGGCCGGGCTCGGTCTGATGTGGGCGAATCCGCCCACCCGCAGTGACGATATGACCATCCCTGCAAAACTGGATGCCCCGTTGGACGTGATGGAAAACGCGGCGTTGGCTGCGGACGGTGAACTGGGCGAAAAGCGTGCCAGGGAAGACCATGACATCCGGAGTGCCCGCACCCCGGATGGTCGCATCACTGCCCGTCGTCAGTTGCTTCAACCCGGTGGGATCGCAGCTTTAGTGGCAACAGCTGTGGGCAGCATGATCATTACGGCAACCGACGTCTCTGTTGTGGCCGTTCTCGGTCCCGACAAGAACACAGTGCTGATTGGGATTGTGATCGCTACCTGGTGTGTGGGCTCGGCAATTGGTGGATTGGCATACGGCGCTTTGCGTACGGCGATCTCACCTCTGTGGGTGCTCTTTATTCTGGGTGCTCTGACGATCCCGATTATGTGGGCGCATAGTGTGTGGCAGGTTGCGCTGTTGATTCTGGTTGCGGGGCTTGGATGCGCACCGATTATTGCCTCGACCGGGGATGCGATTGCTCAGCGAGTTCCGGAGGAAGCCCGGGGCGAAGCCATGGGATGGCACGGTTCGGCTATGACCGTCGGTGCGGCGGTAGGTGGCCCCATTATCGGTTTCGTGATTGACACGTTGTCTCCGGGGTGGGGGTTCGGCGTGTCCGGGATGATCGGCGTGATCTGCGCGGTCGCTGGTTTGCTGGCTACGCGTCATCACCGTATGAAGCTTCGGGCTGCGCTAGCGCGGAGCTAGTGGACTGGACGAGTCCTGGGCCCGGGTGTGATGTTGCCGGGCGCGGATCGGGTGCCTTACCTGATGCATAGGCCCATCCATGCGCCGTGTCGGCTGCCAGGAGTGTCGGTTTGTGTTGCTCCCACGCTGTCTTTATACCGTTTCTCGCTGGGCGAGGCTAACCCTTGGCCTCGCGATCCCTTTGTGCTCAGGGGCAGTTGGTGGCTGTGGGTGGTGTTTGCTGGTTTGGTTGGGTTGGTGTTGTGTTGGTGGGGTGGTTTAGGTGAGGGGTGTGGCGAGGGTGGTGTATTGGGTGATGAGGAGTTGTTTGGTGGTGGTGAGGGTGAGGGGGATGGTGCCGTGTTGGGTGGGGGTGGTCCAGGTGATGGTCCAGTGGGCGGTGGTGGTGATGGTGTAGGTGTGGTGGGGTTGGTGGGTGCTGGTGTGGGTGTAGGTGTGTCCGCAGGTGGGGGAGGGGTTGGTGCCGTGTCCGGGGTAGGGGGTTGTGGTGGTGCAGGTGAGGGTGGTGTGGTCGCCGGTGGTGATGGTGAGGTGGGTGAGGTGGGCGGTGGCGGTGATGGTGGTGGTGTGGTTGGGGGTGGTGGCGGTGATGGTGAGGGGTCCGGTGGTGTGGGGGTTGGGTGTGGTCCAGAACCAGACGGGTAGGCCGATGGCTCCGGGGGTGTGGGGGTTGTCGGGGGTGGAGTGGAGGGTGGGTGGTTGGAGGTGCATGGTGTTGAGGATGGTGGTGGTGATGGTGGTGGGTGTGTGGGGTGGTGTGTTGGGTGTGGGTGTGGTTGGTGTGGTGGGGTGTGGGGCGTTGATGGTGGCGGTGAGGTTGGTGTGGGGGAAGTGGATGGTGTAGCCCTGGGTGGTGGGGGTGAGGGTTGTGGTGGGTTGTGTGGCGGGCACGGCGCTGGCGGTACCGCTGTGATGGGTTGTGTGGCTGGTATTGATTGTTTTGGTTTCGGTAACTCCGACGGTCACCGAACCTATCCCGCTCCTAAAATGATTTTGAACGTCTATGTAGCTTTTGTCGTCAGCGTGGGCTGACGGGGCTAGTCCGACTAGCCCGGCGATGCTCAGAGCTGTGGCGGCTATTAGTGTTTGAAATGTTCTGCGCATGACATGCTTTCCGGGTAGTAGCCCATTTCTTTGATCATCCAGGGAGATTTGTCGTCGCGGCGGATAAGGGTGAATCTGGAAACTGCTTCGCCGTTTCCTTCATTGCTGATGGTGACTGGTTTTCCGTCTTTGCTGGCTTTTTGGTCGCGGATGTTGTTGCAGAATTCGATGATGGAGGTGGTGCTGGTGGTGTTGATGGTGGTCCAGTCGGTGAGGTGTCGTGGCCCGGTGATGATGGCTCCGGTGGCTGCGTTGTCCTTATCTCCTTCTTCGCTTTTAGCGGCGACGTCAGGAACAAGGAATTCGTGGTTGTAGCGGAGGTCTTTCCAGCCGTGGGCGGCGGCTTGGTCGGCGGCATTGAAGAAGTTTTGGACGCGTTCTTTGGGGTTTTGTTGTGCGATGGGTTTTGGGGTGGGAGAGGTTGTTGTGGTGTGGGTTGGGGTGGGTGGTGGTGGGGTGTGTGAGGCGCAGGCCGTGGTCAGGGCGAGGCTGAGCAGAGCCAGGGTGAGAGTGGCGATGCGACGCATAACAGGGGTCATGATGTTTCTTCCTGGGCATAGCTCGCTCGAAGCTCTCGCGGCATGACAAGCGTGCACGCTGTGGTCTGAGGATCATGCCCATGATCAAAAGGTCCCATGTGGGTGGATGAGAGCGATGCTAGACCTGAAAAACCCAATACGGGGCGTTGTGGAAGAAAGTGTTGATAACTGCTGTGGATGCGTGCTTATCGTCCAGCAATGCGCGGCCGACACGGCCGATGCGGCCCGCTACAGCAACGTCAGTGATCTAACCGCTGTCGAGCCTGCTGTCCTCTAGCTGACGCGGCCGGTGTATTTCTCGCCGGGACCTTCTCCCGGTGCATCGGGGAAGGGTAACGCCTCGGCGAATGCTAGCTGGAGGGAGCGTAAGCCGTCTCGGAGTGAGCGAGCATGGTCGCCGCCGATTTCCGGTGCTCCGGCGGTGATCAGGCCAGCCAGAGCGGTGATGAGTTTACGGGCCTCGGCAAGGTCCTGGTAGTGGCCGGTGTCTTCGTCGTCCGCGAGGCCGATCTTGACCGCTGCGGCACTCATCAGGTGGACGGCGGCGGTGGTGATGATTTCGACGGCCGACACGTCGGCGATATCGCGAGCAGCCGACGCAACAACGTCTGACTCTGAGGAGGTTGTGCTGAGGTAGTCATCGGTGGCATCTAGGCCTGAAGCTGGGATGGCTGTGTTTGCGTCTGTGGAGACGGCATCTGTATATGAGGCGGCGGGGTCCGTGTCCGTGGTGTTCTTCGGCGAGGGGATGGACGAGGGTGAGGGCACGGTCGCTCCTTGACCTGGATCGAGTTCTGTGGCGCTATACAACGCTGTATGAGCGTACGTCGCTGCGCCCGTTGGCGTGCGACCGCCCTCGCCTATGGTAAACGCGAACGACGTCAGGTAAGTAAATAGGTGGTCGTGCTGCCGGTAATAGGTGGTGTGCCCTTATGTGCTGTATCCAGGATCCCTCATAACGGCTGCTGTGCGGGTTCCAACTATCGACTCCGCAATTGCCCGAGCCACCGGGTCTAACCGGGAGGCGACGCAGCTCACGGTGTGGATTGGGTGGGTGACTGCTACACTCATGTCAAGGAATATGACGTTCCGACGTTGAAGTGGAGACCTCTCCCACCTCGTAGTCGACTGTCCACCCTGCGCTTTAGTAGCGGGAATTGGCGACAGATTACCTGGTCAGTGCCGAACTTTTCGGTTTGGATGAACGCTCACAGTGCGCGATGCACGCTGTGTTCGCTGAGGCCCTCATGGAAACGTGGGGGCTTTTGTCATGTTCGACAGGCAACAAGGTGAGGAGCCACCATCAGCGAACCACGTATTAACGACCGCATCCGCGTCTCCGAGGTCCGACTCGTCGGACCGGGCGGCGAACAGGTCGGCATCGTGCGATTGGACGATGCGCTGCGACTCGCACGGGAGGCCGATCTCGATCTAGTCGAGGTCGCCCCCGACGCTCGTCCGCCGGTGTGCCGACTCATGGATTACGGCAAGTACAAGTACGAGGCCGCCATGAAGTCTCGCGAGGCGCGGAAGAATCAGGCGAACATGGATCTTAAAGAGATCCGTATGAACCTGAAGATCGACAAGCACGATTACGAGACCAAGCGCGGGCATATTGAGCGCTTCCTGTCCGGCGGAGACAAGGTGAAAGTCACGATCCGTTTCCGCGGTCGTGAGCAGTCCCGCCCAGAAATGGGCATTAGGCTGCTGTCGCGCCTGGCGGAAGATGTGTCCGAGCATGGATTTGTCGAGTCGCACCCCCGCCAAGACGGTCGCAACATGGTCATGGTGATTGGCCCGACCAAGAAGAAGGCGCAGGCTCGGGCGGAGGCGCGCAAGCGTAAAACCGACGCCGAAAAGGCCCAGCGTTCAGCCGCTGCGGGGAGCGGTGCAGCGAAGGCAGAAACCGCCACCGCCAGCGAGTAAGTAATACTCGCGACCCAGCAGTCGTAGTTCCGTCCGGACCCGTCTGTCCCTCGACCGGCGGCCCACCCGAGAATGAAGGAGAACGGCACGATGCCGAAAAACAAGACCCATAGCGGTACGAAGAAGCGCGTGCGCGTGACCGGATCCGGCAAGCTCATGCGCGAGCAGGTCGGCACTCGTCACCTCAACGAGCACAAGTCGGCCAAGCGCAAGCGTCGCTTGGGCCTGGATACGGCAGTTGCCAAGTCCGATGTCAAGCGCGTTAAGCGACTCCTCGGGCGCTGACTTTCGCCCCAGCGTCCGACTGATGCCCCACTGAGCGGGCGTCACGGCGCACCCCTCACACGTCACCAACAAAGGAGAATCACGTGGCACGCGTGAAGCGGGCGGTTAACGCCCAGAAGAAGCGTCGGGAGATCCTCGAACAGGCTAGTGGTTACCGTGGACAGCGTTCACGCCTGTACCGCAAGGCCAAAGAGCAGGTCCTCCACTCGATGACCTACAACTACCGCGACCGGAAGGTGCGCAAGTCCGACTTCCGTCGGCTGTGGATTCAGCGCATCAACGCGGCAGCTCGTGCCAACGGCATGACCTACAACCGGTTCATTCAGGGCCTCAGCCTGGCAGGCGTGGGCGTGGACCGCCGCATGCTGGCCGAGCTCGCCGTCAACGACCAGGCAGCGTTTGCCGCCCTGGTCGAGGTTGCGAAGAAGGCACTGCCCAAGGACGTCAATGCGCCGGCCGCCTGAGCCGTCGTATGACCCCTCATATCTCTGAGCACGAGCGTCCGGACGACGCAATGCTGGCTAACCCTCGGTCCGACCGAGTCCGCCGCATTAGCGCCTTGTCCGGGCGCTCGTTGCGTCGACGTACCGGGCTATTCCGAGTGGAAGGTCCGCAGGCAGTGCGCTCCCTCGTGCGTTATCGCAGTGACCTTCTCTGCGAGCTGTATGCAACACCGGAAGCCGCCCGCCGTCACCCGGATATCCTCGACCGCTGCACCGGCAAGGTTCTCACGGTGACCGACGAGGTTCTGGCCGCCATGGTCTCTGCCCGAACCCGAGACGACGATACTGGGCCCGCGCAAACTATGGTCACGCCCCAGGGGATCGTGGCGGTTGCGCGCACTGAACACACCGCACTAGCTGACCTGCAACCGATTCTGACTGCCGGTGCAACTGCCCGCACCAGCCTCACAATCGCTGTTATGCACGAGGTCCGGGACCCAGGGAATGCCGGAACCGTGATCCGCGCTGCAGACGCCGCCGGTGCACAGGCCGTCATCCTCACCCGTGCCAGCGTCGACGTGTTCTCCCCCAAAGTCGTGCGCTCCACAGCAGGTAGCCTCTTTCACCTGCCGGTGATCACCGGTGCTGATCTTGGCGAGACCTTGAACGTCCTGCGCACAGCCCAGGTGCAAACGCTTGCAACCTCCGGACGCGCAGAACACGACCTATTCACCGCCAATCTGTCTGCGCGACGGGCATGGATCTTCGGCAACGAAGCGCATGGGCTCGACGCCGATGCTCTGGCCAATGCTGATATGCGGGTTCGGATTCCTTTGAAGGGGCGCGCGGAGTCATTAAACCTCGCGATGGCGGCCACCCTCTGCTTGTTCTCCGGGACTGGTTCGAGCACTCATCCAGAGCACGCCCCAGGCTAGGAAAAGCGCGTTCAGGGCTGGGGGAACGGTCTGCGCGAGTGACCGGTCGTGACATCGCCTCGAGCGACCGACCGGCACCGTATTGTCGACACTGTACTGCCGACACCGTATTGCGTGAACGGCCGACCCGCCGCGTTAACGGACCGAGAGCCGTCAGTAACCGGGGTCAGAACCCCTAGGGCCGAGGCAGCAGCGATCCTACGGATCTCACAACCGCTCCGGCATCTCAGCCAAATCATCAGGTGTCCTCTTTGAATACAGCCATCCCCGGTTGAATACAGCCATCCCCGGTTGAATGCAGCCGTCCTCGCTCGAACACAGCCACCCTCGGTTTGCTGATCGGACAGAGTGACTTGATCCGAGTAGCCTGACATTATTCTCGCTCGTCCCGTACCCACCTCGGTCCGTCTCAAAGGAGCATGATCGTGACCACCAACGCGTCGTTGGAGCAGCAGGCGAACGCATCCGATGCCCCGGCGATCTCTGGGCGACGCAGCCTCGGAGTTCTCGCCGCACTGTTTGCCCCGGTGATGATTTTGTCGGCCATTGTTGGACTCCTCATCACCGGCGCCAACGCCGCCTCAGCTACCGGTTTAGTTCCCGAAAGCTTCGCCGTGTCGTGGGGATTCCCGGTTGTACGCGCTTTGCATCACTGCGCGATGCTGTTGTGCGTCGGTGCCCTGGTGATCGTGGTGCTATTTTTACCGGCGGCCTCGCGCGAGCGGACCGGTGACTTAGACGGCGCACGCGCGGTGATTACCCGCCACGCGGCATGGGCAGCGGGTGCATGGGCGGTTCTCGGACTGGCCATGAACCTGATGACCTACCTCGACGCAATCGGGGATTTGGGGGGAACCCGCGACGTACTCGGCGGGTTTATCGACTATGCGCTTCGGGTAGGCCTTGGACAGATTCAGTTGGCGTCTACCATTTTCGTGATTGCGGCTGCTCATTTTTTAGCGTTGGCGCGGCGTATCAATACGGTGTGCTGGGGATTTGCTTTCGTCGTGGTCGCGGTTTTGCTGCTCGGACTCGCAGGGCATTCAGGGTCTTCCACCGATCACCTCAACGCGGTCAATGCGCTGGCTGTCCATCTGATTGCCGTGTCGGTTTGGGTGGGCTGCTTAGTGGTGCTGGTCATTGAGCGGCGGGTGATCGGTGACCAGCTCGGTGTCGTGATAGCCCGGTATTCGCCGTTCGCGTTTGCGTGCTTCATTGCCATTGCAATCTCTGGAATCATTAACGCCGCAATCCGGTTAACAGGTCCGGCGGATTTATTGACTACCAGCTACGGCTGGGTGGTTAGCGCGAAAATTCTGCTAATGGTTGTGCTTGGGGTTTTCGGATGGTGGCAGCGTCACCATCATCTGGGCTGGTGGGCAGAGCATGAGCGTCGCGGAACCTCTCCAGGGTTTTTGCGCACCACCGTGAATGAGACGCTGCTGATGGCCTTGGTGATCGGCATTTCGATTGCGCTGTCGCGGTCGGCTCCTCCGCAGCCGCAGTCATTCCCACAGAATCTGCGGGTGGAGGCACTGGTGGGGTACGCGCCTCCAGCGTCCCCGTTCAACATGGAGACCCTGTTCACCCAGTGGCGGATCGATTGGATCATGCTGGGTGTTGCGCTCACGATGGCGGGGCTCTATATCGCAGGGGTGGTGCGATTGATGCGCCGAGGGGATTCCTGGTCGGCGTGGCGCACGGTGCCGTTTCTGCTCGGTTGCCTCGCTTTTATCTGGGTGATGAGCGGTGGTCCGGCCGCGTACGGCATGGTGCTGTTCCAGGCGCATATGGTCCAGCACATGGCTTTGATGATGGTGGTGCCGCCGCTATGGGTGCTAGGTGCTCCTGTCACTCTCTTGACCCGGGCGGTCGCTCCGCGCACAGATGGGTCGCGGGGGATCCGAGAGTGGACCCTGGTGGTCATGCATTCTCGGTATGCCCGTATCTTGTCGTTCGCGCCGGTTGCTGGGGTGCTGTTCGCGGGGTCACTGGTCGCTTTTTACTTCACGCCGCTGTTTACCATCGCGATGTTCGATCACCTGGGCCATGTGCTGATGACGGTGCACTTTTTGGCATCTGGATATCTTTTCAGTTGGGTTTTGATTGGGGTGGATCCGTCACCGCATCCGCTGAACCATACGTTGCGCCTGATAACCCTGCTGGTGACTCTGTCTTTCCACGCGTTTTTCGGGGTTGCGGTGATTTCGAGCACGGATATTCTCGGCATGCCGTGGTATCAGGCATTGGGAATGTACGGGCCGGAGCAGCTCGCGTTGAACCAGCGAATCGGTGGCTCCATTATGTGGGGTATATC
Coding sequences within it:
- the infC gene encoding translation initiation factor IF-3, which gives rise to MRVSEVRLVGPGGEQVGIVRLDDALRLAREADLDLVEVAPDARPPVCRLMDYGKYKYEAAMKSREARKNQANMDLKEIRMNLKIDKHDYETKRGHIERFLSGGDKVKVTIRFRGREQSRPEMGIRLLSRLAEDVSEHGFVESHPRQDGRNMVMVIGPTKKKAQARAEARKRKTDAEKAQRSAAAGSGAAKAETATASE
- a CDS encoding TrmH family RNA methyltransferase — encoded protein: MTPHISEHERPDDAMLANPRSDRVRRISALSGRSLRRRTGLFRVEGPQAVRSLVRYRSDLLCELYATPEAARRHPDILDRCTGKVLTVTDEVLAAMVSARTRDDDTGPAQTMVTPQGIVAVARTEHTALADLQPILTAGATARTSLTIAVMHEVRDPGNAGTVIRAADAAGAQAVILTRASVDVFSPKVVRSTAGSLFHLPVITGADLGETLNVLRTAQVQTLATSGRAEHDLFTANLSARRAWIFGNEAHGLDADALANADMRVRIPLKGRAESLNLAMAATLCLFSGTGSSTHPEHAPG
- the rplT gene encoding 50S ribosomal protein L20 yields the protein MARVKRAVNAQKKRREILEQASGYRGQRSRLYRKAKEQVLHSMTYNYRDRKVRKSDFRRLWIQRINAAARANGMTYNRFIQGLSLAGVGVDRRMLAELAVNDQAAFAALVEVAKKALPKDVNAPAA
- the rpmI gene encoding 50S ribosomal protein L35, coding for MPKNKTHSGTKKRVRVTGSGKLMREQVGTRHLNEHKSAKRKRRLGLDTAVAKSDVKRVKRLLGR
- a CDS encoding bifunctional copper resistance protein CopD/cytochrome c oxidase assembly protein → MTTNASLEQQANASDAPAISGRRSLGVLAALFAPVMILSAIVGLLITGANAASATGLVPESFAVSWGFPVVRALHHCAMLLCVGALVIVVLFLPAASRERTGDLDGARAVITRHAAWAAGAWAVLGLAMNLMTYLDAIGDLGGTRDVLGGFIDYALRVGLGQIQLASTIFVIAAAHFLALARRINTVCWGFAFVVVAVLLLGLAGHSGSSTDHLNAVNALAVHLIAVSVWVGCLVVLVIERRVIGDQLGVVIARYSPFAFACFIAIAISGIINAAIRLTGPADLLTTSYGWVVSAKILLMVVLGVFGWWQRHHHLGWWAEHERRGTSPGFLRTTVNETLLMALVIGISIALSRSAPPQPQSFPQNLRVEALVGYAPPASPFNMETLFTQWRIDWIMLGVALTMAGLYIAGVVRLMRRGDSWSAWRTVPFLLGCLAFIWVMSGGPAAYGMVLFQAHMVQHMALMMVVPPLWVLGAPVTLLTRAVAPRTDGSRGIREWTLVVMHSRYARILSFAPVAGVLFAGSLVAFYFTPLFTIAMFDHLGHVLMTVHFLASGYLFSWVLIGVDPSPHPLNHTLRLITLLVTLSFHAFFGVAVISSTDILGMPWYQALGMYGPEQLALNQRIGGSIMWGISEIPTVLLGIGVIIQWTTSDERRARQWDRKADRDGGAELAAYNEKLRQLAARDGD